A region from the Branchiostoma lanceolatum isolate klBraLanc5 chromosome 2, klBraLanc5.hap2, whole genome shotgun sequence genome encodes:
- the LOC136427811 gene encoding uncharacterized protein isoform X1 produces the protein MFSASRPDHLLATAGLAVVCNALMLQLVGPWLLWFFFRKRFSSLSLSKQLWLKKLTMSIMSSAVVGTTAVITYLSEEQLDPKHLRHDIPAVSFNCAFMLGHTVADTLAHTLLRTSTLTNYFQLIVHHIITLLACSVGTFSGSPPYYVNIGLMMEVSTVFYCSGIMAKELGYPRSYLVIFVFFLLTFFCVRVILGFCVFWYHLIPLLRTPQFYQLGVPVLFALLGCFPAFQLLNLVWFPMACRRLIQEYRVINTSQSTSTENKVE, from the exons TTGGTCGGCCCCTGGCTTCTGTGGTTCTTTTTCCGTAAACGGTTCTCCAGTTTGTCCCTCTCCAAGCAACTGTGGCTGAAAAAGCT GACCATGAGCATAATGTCGTCAGCCGTTGTCGGCACCACTGCAGTGATAACGTATCTGTCCGAGGAACAACTGGATCCAAAACATCTTAG ACATGACATTCCAGCTGTCAGCTTCAACTGTGCCTTCATGCTGGGTCACACAGTGGCAG ATACCCTGGCTCACACGCTGCTCAGAACATCCACACTGACAAACTACTTCCAACTCATAGTGCATCACATCATCACCTTGCTAGCGTGTTCCGTCGGTACC TTCTCCGGTTCTCCGCCATACTACGTCAACATCGGTTTGATGATGGAAGTGTCAACTGTGTTCTACTGCTCAGG CATCATGGCGAAGGAGCTAGGCTATCCAAGATCATACTTGGTcatctttgtcttcttcttgttgACTTTCTTCTGTGTGAGGGTCATCCTTGGATTCTGCGTCTTCTG GTATCACCTGATACCACTGCTGCGGACCCCACAGTTCTACCAGCTGGGTGTGCCCGTACTGTTCGCGCTCCTCGGCTGCTTCCCCGCCTTCCAGCTACTGAACCTGGTCTGGTTCCCCATGGCGTGCAGGCGCCTTATACAGGAATACAGAGTCATCAACACGTCTCAATCAACCTCGACAGAGAACAAAGTAGAATGA
- the LOC136427811 gene encoding ceramide synthase-like isoform X2, with translation MRSCYRTMSIMSSAVVGTTAVITYLSEEQLDPKHLRHDIPAVSFNCAFMLGHTVADTLAHTLLRTSTLTNYFQLIVHHIITLLACSVGTFSGSPPYYVNIGLMMEVSTVFYCSGIMAKELGYPRSYLVIFVFFLLTFFCVRVILGFCVFWYHLIPLLRTPQFYQLGVPVLFALLGCFPAFQLLNLVWFPMACRRLIQEYRVINTSQSTSTENKVE, from the exons GACCATGAGCATAATGTCGTCAGCCGTTGTCGGCACCACTGCAGTGATAACGTATCTGTCCGAGGAACAACTGGATCCAAAACATCTTAG ACATGACATTCCAGCTGTCAGCTTCAACTGTGCCTTCATGCTGGGTCACACAGTGGCAG ATACCCTGGCTCACACGCTGCTCAGAACATCCACACTGACAAACTACTTCCAACTCATAGTGCATCACATCATCACCTTGCTAGCGTGTTCCGTCGGTACC TTCTCCGGTTCTCCGCCATACTACGTCAACATCGGTTTGATGATGGAAGTGTCAACTGTGTTCTACTGCTCAGG CATCATGGCGAAGGAGCTAGGCTATCCAAGATCATACTTGGTcatctttgtcttcttcttgttgACTTTCTTCTGTGTGAGGGTCATCCTTGGATTCTGCGTCTTCTG GTATCACCTGATACCACTGCTGCGGACCCCACAGTTCTACCAGCTGGGTGTGCCCGTACTGTTCGCGCTCCTCGGCTGCTTCCCCGCCTTCCAGCTACTGAACCTGGTCTGGTTCCCCATGGCGTGCAGGCGCCTTATACAGGAATACAGAGTCATCAACACGTCTCAATCAACCTCGACAGAGAACAAAGTAGAATGA